In [Leptolyngbya] sp. PCC 7376, a genomic segment contains:
- a CDS encoding NADP-dependent isocitrate dehydrogenase, whose product MTNQTSKITYTFTDEAPALATYSFLPIVKAFTNAANIEVETKDISLAGRILANFPEYLTEDQRQPDALAELGALAKTPDAFIIKLPNISASIPQLTAVIAELQSKGFNVPDFPADPKTDEDKAIRAKYSKVLGSAVNPVLREGNSDRRVAGAVKEYAQKNPHSVGEWTKDSKSHVAYMDAEDFYGSEQSVVIEKAGDVRIEHVAADGTVTVLKEKTAVLEGEVIDASRMSAKALRAFYEKEIAAAKADDILLSLHVKATMMKVSDPILFGHAVTVYFKDVFEKYAETFAELGVNPKNGLGDVYAKIASLPADQKAAIEADIQAIYEIQPRLAMVNSDKGITNLHVPSDVIIDASMAAAIRTSGKMWGADGKAHDTKAMIPDRCYATMYQACIEFCQENGAFDVTTMGNVANVGLMAKKAEEYGSHDKTFEIPADGAVRVVDDAGNTLMEHSVGAGDIWRMCQTKDIAIQDWVKLAVNRAQATGNATVFWLDENRAHDANIIAKVKEYLPQHDTDGLNLQTLAPVDAMKFTCAQIKEGKDVISATGNVLRDYLTDLFPILELGTSAKMLSIVPLLAGGGLFETGAGGSAPKHVQQFVEEGHLRWDSLGEFLAIAVTLEDLGKKTGNDNALVLSEALNMANSKYLNNDKSPSRKVGEIDNRGSHFYLTMYWAQALAEQDKNPELKAKFAPLAKALTENESKIVDELNAAQGQSVEIGGYYFTNAEKASAAMRPSETLNGAIRKIQ is encoded by the coding sequence ATGACGAACCAGACTTCGAAAATCACCTATACATTTACTGACGAAGCTCCGGCTTTGGCGACGTATTCTTTTTTGCCGATTGTGAAGGCATTTACGAATGCGGCAAATATCGAGGTCGAAACTAAGGATATTTCCCTTGCTGGTCGGATTTTGGCGAATTTTCCGGAGTATCTCACTGAAGATCAACGCCAACCGGATGCTCTCGCGGAACTGGGTGCATTAGCGAAAACTCCTGATGCATTTATCATCAAACTTCCCAACATTAGTGCATCTATCCCTCAGCTCACTGCGGTGATCGCCGAACTTCAGAGCAAAGGTTTTAACGTCCCGGATTTTCCCGCTGATCCGAAGACTGACGAAGATAAAGCAATTCGGGCGAAATATTCAAAGGTATTGGGTAGTGCAGTTAACCCAGTTCTAAGAGAAGGAAATAGCGATCGCCGGGTTGCAGGTGCAGTGAAAGAATATGCTCAGAAAAATCCCCATTCCGTTGGCGAGTGGACAAAGGATTCTAAGTCTCACGTTGCTTATATGGATGCGGAAGATTTCTATGGCAGTGAGCAATCTGTTGTCATCGAAAAGGCTGGCGATGTACGCATTGAGCATGTGGCAGCAGATGGCACAGTAACGGTTCTGAAGGAAAAAACAGCCGTTCTCGAAGGGGAAGTCATCGACGCATCCCGCATGAGTGCAAAGGCGTTGCGGGCATTTTACGAGAAGGAAATTGCGGCAGCAAAAGCTGATGATATTTTGCTCTCCCTCCACGTGAAAGCCACCATGATGAAGGTGTCTGACCCGATTTTGTTTGGTCACGCGGTCACCGTTTATTTCAAAGATGTCTTCGAGAAGTATGCAGAGACCTTTGCAGAGCTAGGCGTTAATCCTAAGAATGGCTTAGGTGACGTTTACGCAAAGATTGCTAGTTTGCCCGCCGACCAAAAAGCGGCAATTGAAGCCGACATTCAGGCGATCTACGAAATCCAGCCTCGTTTGGCGATGGTGAATTCTGACAAGGGCATCACCAATTTACACGTACCCAGTGACGTAATTATTGACGCATCTATGGCGGCGGCGATTCGCACATCCGGCAAAATGTGGGGTGCAGACGGCAAAGCCCACGACACCAAAGCGATGATTCCCGACCGCTGTTACGCGACCATGTACCAGGCTTGCATCGAATTCTGTCAGGAAAATGGCGCGTTCGATGTGACCACCATGGGTAATGTTGCCAATGTCGGTTTGATGGCGAAAAAGGCTGAAGAATACGGCTCCCACGATAAGACCTTTGAAATTCCTGCGGATGGTGCGGTGCGCGTGGTGGATGATGCGGGCAATACTCTGATGGAGCATAGCGTTGGTGCTGGTGACATTTGGCGAATGTGTCAGACCAAAGATATTGCGATTCAAGATTGGGTGAAGCTGGCGGTCAATCGTGCGCAGGCGACGGGTAATGCAACGGTCTTTTGGCTCGACGAAAACCGTGCCCATGATGCCAATATCATCGCGAAAGTAAAAGAATATTTGCCTCAACACGACACTGATGGTTTGAACCTCCAAACCTTAGCGCCAGTGGATGCAATGAAATTCACCTGTGCCCAAATCAAGGAAGGTAAGGATGTGATCTCGGCGACGGGTAATGTGTTGCGGGATTATTTGACTGACCTATTCCCAATTCTGGAGCTGGGTACAAGCGCGAAAATGCTTTCTATCGTTCCTTTGCTTGCGGGTGGTGGTTTATTCGAAACTGGAGCGGGTGGTTCTGCGCCAAAACATGTTCAACAGTTTGTCGAAGAAGGTCATCTACGTTGGGATTCTCTCGGGGAATTTTTGGCGATCGCCGTCACCCTCGAAGACCTCGGGAAAAAGACTGGCAATGACAACGCATTAGTTTTATCTGAAGCGTTAAATATGGCGAACAGTAAGTATCTAAATAACGATAAATCTCCTTCCCGCAAAGTCGGTGAAATCGATAATCGTGGTAGTCATTTCTATCTGACGATGTATTGGGCGCAGGCATTAGCAGAGCAGGACAAAAACCCTGAACTCAAAGCGAAGTTTGCCCCCCTTGCAAAAGCGTTAACTGAAAATGAGAGCAAGATCGTCGACGAACTTAATGCAGCCCAAGGCCAATCGGTTGAAATCGGTGGTTACTATTTCACTAATGCTGAAAAGGCTAGCGCTGCCATGCGTCCCAGCGAAACTCTAAATGGGGCGATCCGTAAAATTCAATAA
- a CDS encoding NAD(P)H-quinone oxidoreductase subunit J, which yields MAEEQQANTETSAIVEAGAVSQLLAENGFAHDSLEPDHSGVEMIKVEPELLIPLCTALYAFGFNYLQCQGAYDIGPGKELVSFYHLLKIGDDLTDPEEVRVKVFLPRENPVLPSVYWIWKAADWQERECYDMYGIVYEGHPNLKRILMPEDWVGWPLRKDYVSPEFYELQDAY from the coding sequence ATGGCGGAAGAACAACAAGCAAACACAGAAACTTCAGCCATTGTTGAAGCGGGAGCTGTATCCCAACTATTGGCAGAGAACGGTTTTGCCCATGATTCATTAGAGCCTGACCATAGTGGTGTCGAAATGATCAAGGTCGAGCCAGAGCTTTTGATTCCACTCTGTACTGCACTCTATGCATTTGGGTTTAATTATCTGCAATGCCAGGGAGCTTATGATATCGGGCCAGGAAAAGAGCTCGTAAGTTTCTATCATCTGCTCAAGATTGGTGATGATCTCACTGATCCAGAAGAAGTGCGCGTCAAGGTCTTTTTACCGCGTGAAAATCCAGTACTCCCCTCGGTCTACTGGATCTGGAAGGCAGCAGATTGGCAAGAACGTGAATGCTACGACATGTATGGCATTGTTTATGAGGGTCATCCCAACCTCAAACGCATTTTGATGCCGGAAGATTGGGTGGGTTGGCCACTGCGAAAAGATTATGTTTCTCCGGAGTTCTATGAGCTACAAGATGCCTATTAA
- a CDS encoding helix-turn-helix domain-containing protein, giving the protein MTQQIQAAVDPKLSKCSSGRIVLEGGEKSISRLKMPVADSDDLRRKALAAVALGIPKKDVCEMFGLGLNSLYLWIQRIVGKEWVKTE; this is encoded by the coding sequence ATGACGCAGCAAATCCAAGCTGCCGTTGACCCTAAACTTAGCAAATGTAGCAGTGGCCGGATAGTTTTAGAAGGAGGAGAGAAGTCTATATCTAGATTAAAAATGCCAGTTGCTGATAGTGATGACCTACGCCGGAAAGCTCTTGCTGCGGTAGCACTAGGTATCCCGAAAAAAGATGTCTGTGAAATGTTCGGTCTTGGCCTTAATAGCCTTTATCTCTGGATACAACGTATAGTAGGCAAGGAGTGGGTTAAGACAGAATAG
- a CDS encoding ABC transporter substrate-binding protein codes for MIRGLKSDWRLVLGLFATSLVAVVVGTVILEKGGYINGIWKRSPKEVEQIYFNATARMSEGEQLILARDRNPFKEAGILAYRNENYGEAIHFFQNALRFHRDPETLIYLNNARVSQDGDFLTIAVTVTLDDDFETNLAQEILQGVAQAQKEFIEEGNNLKVIIGDDDNDPGSAVKLAQKFIDRPEILGVIGHYSSDLSLKAGALYQAEKLVMITPTAASTAISDIGDFIFRTGPTNLDTSEAITEHLVDKKQVSKVGVFYSSTSPYSSQLQELVVEKFEQELSKKTISIDADHPDFDIEAAFTTLQEQNIEAIAILLDRLATPHSVAIVTKNDQALRMISGDDAIYSDWTSETEAKASLGLVVPVPWHALTNPSALFPVDSRELWGSDVSWRTAVSYDAAQALFNAFREAATNERKAIQAILADPNFVTQGAADSIRFSETGDRRHSITMVEVVEDDRGYFGYDFVPIDYERNPQNEW; via the coding sequence ATGATTCGAGGCTTGAAATCTGATTGGCGATTGGTGCTTGGCCTCTTCGCTACAAGTCTTGTCGCTGTGGTTGTTGGCACCGTGATTTTGGAAAAAGGCGGCTATATAAATGGTATTTGGAAGCGATCGCCGAAAGAGGTTGAACAAATTTATTTCAATGCAACGGCGCGGATGAGTGAAGGAGAACAGCTTATCCTTGCCCGAGATCGTAATCCTTTTAAAGAAGCTGGGATTCTGGCTTACCGCAATGAAAACTACGGTGAGGCAATACATTTTTTTCAAAATGCCCTCAGATTTCACCGCGATCCAGAAACCTTGATTTATCTCAATAATGCGCGGGTGAGCCAGGATGGTGATTTTTTGACAATTGCGGTGACGGTCACTTTAGACGATGACTTTGAAACCAATCTGGCCCAGGAAATATTGCAGGGTGTGGCGCAGGCTCAGAAAGAATTTATTGAAGAAGGTAATAATCTCAAGGTGATTATTGGTGATGATGATAATGATCCAGGGTCAGCAGTGAAGTTGGCGCAAAAGTTTATTGATCGTCCTGAAATTTTAGGGGTGATTGGTCACTATAGTAGTGATTTGAGTTTAAAGGCAGGGGCTTTATATCAGGCTGAAAAGCTGGTGATGATTACGCCAACAGCTGCTTCGACAGCAATATCGGATATAGGAGATTTTATCTTTCGGACAGGTCCCACCAATCTAGATACAAGTGAAGCAATCACGGAGCATCTCGTCGATAAAAAACAAGTGTCTAAGGTAGGCGTTTTTTATAGCAGTACAAGTCCTTATTCCAGTCAATTACAGGAGCTGGTTGTAGAGAAGTTTGAGCAGGAGCTGTCAAAAAAGACTATCTCTATTGATGCTGACCATCCAGATTTTGATATTGAGGCAGCATTTACAACGCTACAGGAGCAAAATATTGAGGCGATCGCCATCCTCCTGGACCGATTGGCAACTCCCCACTCCGTTGCGATCGTGACCAAAAATGATCAGGCTTTACGGATGATTTCTGGGGATGATGCGATTTATAGCGATTGGACAAGTGAGACAGAAGCGAAGGCTAGTTTGGGATTAGTTGTGCCGGTACCCTGGCATGCGCTGACCAATCCTTCTGCACTATTTCCTGTAGATTCTCGGGAGTTATGGGGCAGTGATGTTAGTTGGCGTACGGCAGTTTCCTATGATGCTGCCCAAGCGCTTTTTAATGCGTTTCGCGAAGCTGCCACTAATGAGCGTAAGGCTATACAAGCGATTTTGGCAGATCCAAATTTTGTGACTCAAGGAGCTGCCGATAGCATTAGGTTTTCAGAGACAGGCGATCGCCGCCATTCGATCACCATGGTCGAAGTTGTTGAGGATGATCGAGGTTACTTCGGCTATGATTTTGTTCCCATCGATTACGAGCGCAACCCTCAGAATGAGTGGTGA
- the ndhC gene encoding photosynthetic/respiratory NAD(P)H-quinone oxidoreductase subunit C, with protein MFVLSGYEYFLGFLLVSSLVPVLALTASKLLRPKGGGPERKTTYESGMEPIGGAWIQFNIRYYMFALVFVVFDVETVFLYPWAVAFNQLGLLAFVEALIFIAILVIALVYAWRKGALEWS; from the coding sequence GTGTTTGTACTTTCCGGCTATGAATACTTTCTGGGCTTCCTACTCGTTAGTAGCCTAGTTCCTGTCCTTGCCCTTACTGCGTCAAAGCTCCTGCGACCAAAGGGTGGCGGACCCGAACGTAAAACGACCTACGAATCCGGTATGGAACCCATTGGCGGTGCTTGGATTCAATTTAATATTCGTTACTACATGTTTGCCCTAGTGTTTGTGGTATTCGATGTAGAGACAGTCTTTCTTTACCCTTGGGCGGTAGCTTTTAATCAACTCGGGTTATTGGCCTTCGTCGAAGCTCTCATCTTTATCGCAATCCTCGTTATTGCCCTTGTGTACGCCTGGAGAAAAGGAGCCCTAGAATGGTCATGA
- a CDS encoding ABC transporter substrate-binding protein, with product MTSLVAVVVGAMLSEQTDNLGSLLRRSPEPEPEIYANAKARISSGEQLLFADNLNPFKKAGIRAYRKEHYAEAEKNFQHSLSFHRDPETLIYLNNSQVSQEESYLTLAVAIALPEDLETEEAKEILQGVAQAQKEFIEEGNAVKVLIGDDDDEPDSAAMLAQKFVEMPEVLGVIGHLSSDSSLNAGSIYQDAGLVMVSPLSTAMSLSGLGSYIFRTVPNDFYASKAIADYLVQEQQITEVAIFYSSHTTYSVSLKHEIAEHLKDHGQKKTLTIDTYDPNFDVEDAFETLRAQNIKAIALLTDGETRPQAIEILKQNNQLTSCKRGESR from the coding sequence ATGACTAGTCTGGTTGCCGTGGTTGTGGGAGCAATGTTGAGTGAGCAGACAGACAATTTAGGCAGTCTTCTGCGGCGATCGCCTGAACCAGAGCCAGAAATTTATGCCAATGCAAAAGCTCGTATTAGCAGTGGTGAACAGCTACTCTTTGCCGACAACCTCAATCCTTTTAAAAAAGCTGGAATCAGAGCTTACCGCAAAGAACATTATGCGGAGGCCGAGAAAAATTTTCAGCATTCTCTATCTTTCCATCGTGACCCTGAGACGCTGATTTATCTAAATAATTCGCAGGTGAGTCAAGAAGAATCTTATTTGACCTTGGCGGTGGCGATCGCTTTACCGGAGGATTTAGAGACAGAGGAAGCTAAGGAGATTTTGCAGGGGGTTGCCCAGGCACAAAAAGAATTTATTGAGGAAGGAAATGCTGTCAAAGTTCTGATTGGGGATGACGATGATGAACCCGATTCTGCGGCAATGTTGGCGCAAAAATTTGTTGAAATGCCTGAGGTGTTGGGAGTCATTGGACATTTGAGTAGCGACTCAAGTCTAAATGCTGGGTCTATTTATCAGGATGCTGGGTTGGTGATGGTTTCGCCCCTTAGTACGGCGATGTCTTTGTCGGGGCTTGGGTCTTATATTTTTCGGACTGTGCCCAATGATTTTTATGCGAGCAAGGCGATCGCTGATTATCTTGTGCAGGAGCAGCAGATTACGGAAGTTGCGATTTTCTATAGTTCACACACAACCTATAGTGTCTCCCTGAAGCATGAAATAGCTGAACATTTAAAAGATCATGGGCAGAAAAAGACTCTGACCATTGATACTTATGACCCAAATTTTGATGTTGAGGATGCTTTTGAGACATTACGAGCACAAAATATTAAGGCGATCGCCCTGCTGACGGATGGAGAAACAAGGCCCCAAGCAATTGAAATCCTAAAACAAAATAACCAATTGACCTCTTGCAAAAGGGGTGAGAGTAGGTAA
- a CDS encoding ParA family protein → MSNKYATVIERWKEIPADYQESRLEKHFIDDVVLKSLDLKFTQIESQVKIGEGLKPDYLIYSKDEIKKPLIVIEIKRRDPALVKVSDEDFIEECRNNSYYRSAIGYEPNGIEQYLNKKLVDKDKLAPYGLVMNGDFFQLWKRIDGLVMPMTDIQRMTEHSIPELMKQLEYCLRNPHRALITAVWNQKGGVAKTTNTINIGAELALQGKRVLLIDLDEQNDLTRGLGLKPEEYNDWLIKCIELVSLRKSKERSKQARAILKDAIQNRIWPTSGRTKLKLKVLPIGKSALGKFRESSKEYQGFSPVKLFPKIIDLLSSSFDYIFIDTSPAADPLTRSLLYSVDTLLVPVDYGKKSIHHGVRIYKKLKDIRNGRKKLGNLNLGAWNLGLMYSNCPADAGKVLNQLIEKELTNNQFSGKRYSNVIKTYAQTKVAEFKHAPVSCWRSSHVTKCYCNLVNEVFISPNFIDE, encoded by the coding sequence ATGTCAAACAAATACGCAACGGTCATTGAAAGATGGAAAGAAATCCCTGCTGATTATCAGGAAAGTAGACTAGAAAAACACTTCATCGATGATGTTGTATTAAAGTCACTAGATTTGAAGTTTACTCAGATTGAATCACAAGTCAAGATTGGAGAAGGCCTGAAGCCAGACTATCTCATTTATTCAAAAGATGAAATCAAAAAGCCTTTGATTGTGATTGAAATAAAAAGGCGAGATCCTGCTTTAGTGAAAGTTTCGGATGAAGATTTTATTGAAGAGTGTCGAAATAATTCGTACTATCGTTCTGCTATTGGATATGAGCCTAATGGAATTGAGCAATATTTAAACAAAAAATTAGTAGATAAAGATAAATTAGCGCCATATGGTTTGGTGATGAATGGAGACTTTTTCCAACTATGGAAACGTATAGATGGTTTAGTCATGCCGATGACGGATATTCAAAGGATGACAGAACATAGTATTCCAGAATTAATGAAACAGCTGGAATATTGTCTTAGAAATCCTCACCGCGCTTTGATCACGGCAGTATGGAACCAAAAAGGCGGAGTTGCAAAGACCACTAATACGATTAACATTGGTGCTGAATTAGCTTTACAGGGTAAGCGAGTTCTCCTAATTGATCTCGACGAGCAAAATGATTTAACGCGAGGGCTAGGACTCAAACCAGAAGAATATAATGACTGGCTCATTAAATGTATTGAGCTAGTTTCTCTTAGAAAAAGTAAGGAAAGAAGTAAACAAGCAAGAGCTATCCTTAAAGACGCAATACAGAATAGGATATGGCCAACTTCTGGACGAACGAAGTTAAAGCTTAAAGTATTACCTATTGGCAAAAGTGCATTAGGGAAATTCCGTGAGTCTAGCAAAGAGTACCAAGGCTTTTCTCCAGTCAAGTTATTTCCAAAAATTATTGACTTATTATCATCAAGTTTTGACTATATTTTTATTGATACATCTCCTGCCGCAGACCCTTTAACTCGCTCTCTGCTTTATAGTGTAGATACATTACTCGTACCAGTAGATTATGGGAAAAAATCGATTCATCATGGCGTTAGAATCTACAAAAAACTGAAAGATATAAGGAATGGGAGAAAAAAGCTTGGGAATTTAAATCTAGGTGCTTGGAATCTTGGCTTGATGTATAGTAACTGCCCGGCTGATGCGGGAAAAGTTCTCAATCAATTGATCGAAAAAGAACTAACAAACAATCAGTTTTCTGGAAAAAGATATAGTAACGTTATTAAAACGTATGCTCAGACAAAAGTCGCAGAATTCAAACATGCACCTGTTAGTTGCTGGCGTTCCTCTCATGTCACAAAATGCTATTGTAATTTAGTTAACGAAGTCTTTATTAGTCCTAATTTTATTGACGAATAA
- a CDS encoding IS1 family transposase (programmed frameshift), which produces MTIHCPQCNAQDIIKSGFAKNRQRFKCKQCNYQFTSFSKERGKPLWMKLEAVLMYMSGMSMNATAKILGVSAQSVLNWVRDFGEANYEKPTPESAVVVELDELWHFIQEKNKLWVWKAYDRNTGRLIDWELGSRDSRTLGHLLERFSQWQITVYCTDNWKPYQQLLENHPDAFHVISKKETIAIERNNSDNRHWFARFHRRTKVVSKSKHMVDLSMALFAKFRVNGSIELLRNWRLTLLS; this is translated from the exons ATGACAATTCACTGCCCCCAATGTAATGCTCAAGACATCATCAAAAGTGGATTCGCTAAAAATCGTCAACGATTTAAGTGTAAGCAGTGCAATTATCAATTTACAAGCTTTTCTAAAGAGCGGGGCAAGCCTCTCTGGATGAAATTAGAAGCTGTATTGATGTATATGAGTGGTATGTCAATGAATGCGACAGCCAAGATTCTCGGTGTATCAGCTCAATCAGTGCTCAATTGGGTAAGAGATTTCGGTGAAGCCAATTATGAAAAGCCCACTCCTGAGTCTGCTGTCGTGGTGGAGCTAGATGAGCTATGGCATTTTATCCAA GAAAAAAACAAACTTTGGGTCTGGAAAGCATATGACCGTAATACTGGGCGACTCATTGACTGGGAATTGGGAAGTCGTGATAGTCGAACTTTAGGTCATTTACTAGAGCGGTTCTCGCAATGGCAAATCACTGTCTATTGCACCGATAATTGGAAACCCTATCAACAGCTATTAGAGAATCACCCAGATGCTTTTCATGTCATTAGCAAGAAAGAGACAATAGCAATTGAGAGAAACAACTCAGACAATCGCCATTGGTTTGCTCGGTTTCATCGCAGGACGAAGGTCGTCTCTAAATCAAAACACATGGTGGACTTGAGCATGGCACTGTTTGCGAAATTTAGAGTGAATGGAAGTATTGAGCTACTGCGCAATTGGCGTTTAACATTACTCTCTTGA
- a CDS encoding IS630 family transposase: MQQARYDFWQKMQATLAKNLIFIDESGVNLAMTRLRARSEKGKRAYSPKSSKRGKNVSLIGALGFKGMVANYHLLGSTDGLTFEAFISQKLIPNLWAGACVVMDNCSIHLGESVRTMIEAVGAKLIYLPPYSPDFSPIENCWSKLKSTLKSIGARTYLALDKAIEVAFSKITLDDIRCWFTHCCYCTSLD, encoded by the coding sequence GTGCAACAAGCCAGATATGATTTTTGGCAGAAAATGCAAGCGACTCTAGCGAAAAACTTGATTTTTATCGATGAATCGGGCGTGAACTTAGCCATGACAAGACTGAGGGCACGTTCTGAGAAAGGGAAACGAGCTTATAGTCCGAAATCCAGTAAACGAGGCAAGAATGTTTCTTTGATTGGAGCATTAGGCTTCAAGGGAATGGTCGCTAATTATCATCTGCTGGGGAGTACGGATGGATTAACCTTTGAAGCATTCATCAGCCAGAAGTTAATACCAAACTTATGGGCGGGAGCATGTGTGGTGATGGATAACTGTTCGATTCATTTAGGAGAGTCAGTACGCACAATGATTGAGGCCGTGGGAGCTAAGTTGATTTACCTTCCTCCCTATTCTCCAGATTTTTCACCCATTGAAAATTGCTGGTCAAAGTTGAAAAGTACCTTGAAAAGTATCGGGGCAAGAACTTATCTAGCTCTAGACAAGGCAATTGAGGTAGCTTTTTCCAAGATTACCCTTGATGATATTCGATGCTGGTTTACACATTGCTGCTATTGCACCTCACTCGACTAG
- a CDS encoding IS5 family transposase (programmed frameshift) — protein MPTYEQLQHLSTEQFRRACGVKLQTFNRLVEVLAEAKVKQKPGRPSIVSLENQLLLTLEYLREYRTYFPIAQSWGIHESTVCRMVQKTENTLIKETDCHLPGMKQLHGSEELSLTVVVMDATEQAIEKPKKTQRLYYSGKKKHHSLKAQIVIAWQWAQIICCDCEKGSTHDFKLLKKSRVHFQQGQLCLADAGYQGLHKRHQRSHTPHKKPKGGELTAEQKQENQLLAAQRIIIEMVFRMLKRFRLLSSRYRNRRRRWGLRLNLIAGLYNFELP, from the exons ATGCCAACTTACGAACAGCTCCAACATTTATCGACAGAACAATTCAGGAGAGCCTGTGGAGTTAAGCTTCAGACCTTCAATCGTCTGGTAGAAGTCCTAGCAGAAGCTAAAGTAAAGCAAAAACCCGGTCGTCCCAGTATTGTATCCCTGGAAAATCAGTTACTCCTCACCTTGGAATATCTGAGGGAATATCGCACTTATTTTCCTATCGCTCAATCATGGGGCATTCATGAATCAACAGTTTGTCGCATGGTGCAAAAAACAGAGAACACACTCATCAAAGAAACCGATTGCCACTTACCCGGCATGAAACAGCTCCATGGTTCAGAAGAGTTATCTCTAACAGTAGTGGTGATGGATGCCACAGAACAGGCGATTGAAAAGCCCAAAAAAAC ACAACGTCTTTACTACTCAGGGAAAAAGAAGCATCATTCCCTTAAAGCTCAAATAGTTATTGCTTGGCAGTGGGCACAGATTATCTGTTGTGACTGTGAGAAAGGTAGCACCCATGACTTCAAACTACTCAAAAAGAGTAGAGTGCATTTTCAGCAGGGACAACTCTGCCTTGCCGACGCCGGATATCAAGGTCTACACAAGCGGCATCAGCGGAGTCACACTCCTCACAAGAAGCCTAAAGGAGGAGAGTTGACTGCGGAACAGAAACAGGAGAATCAGCTCTTAGCAGCTCAAAGAATCATCATTGAGATGGTATTCAGAATGCTCAAAAGATTCCGCCTCTTATCCAGTCGATATCGTAACCGCCGTCGGAGATGGGGATTAAGACTCAATCTCATTGCTGGTCTCTACAATTTTGAATTGCCATAA
- the ndhK gene encoding photosynthetic/respiratory NAD(P)H-quinone oxidoreductase subunit K produces the protein MVMNSPSFKQQQTDKLLNPMGRSQVTQDLSENVILTTVDDLYNWARLSSLWPLLYGTACCFIEFAALLGSRFDFDRFGLVPRSSPRQADLIIVAGTVTMKMAPALVRLYEEMPEPKYVIAMGACTITGGMFSSDSTTAVRGVDKLIPVDLYIPGCPPRPEAIIDAIVKLRKKVSNETIQERSVLTEQTHRYYSTTHNMKVVEPILTGNYLGQGTWNKPPAELTEAMGMPIPPALLTSKQREEA, from the coding sequence ATGGTCATGAATTCCCCTTCTTTTAAACAACAGCAAACGGATAAACTCCTCAACCCCATGGGGCGATCGCAGGTCACCCAGGACTTATCCGAGAATGTCATCCTCACCACCGTTGATGACCTATACAACTGGGCAAGACTCTCAAGTTTATGGCCGCTTTTATACGGTACAGCTTGCTGCTTTATTGAATTTGCTGCCCTCCTTGGTTCTCGGTTCGACTTTGACCGTTTTGGCTTAGTCCCTCGTTCTAGCCCTCGCCAAGCCGATCTAATTATCGTGGCAGGAACAGTCACCATGAAGATGGCTCCGGCATTAGTACGTCTCTATGAAGAGATGCCAGAGCCCAAGTATGTCATTGCAATGGGTGCCTGCACGATTACAGGTGGGATGTTCAGTAGCGACTCCACCACAGCAGTGCGCGGCGTAGATAAACTCATTCCCGTTGACTTATACATTCCTGGTTGCCCTCCTCGACCCGAAGCGATTATTGATGCAATCGTAAAGCTCCGGAAGAAAGTCTCCAACGAAACTATTCAAGAACGCTCTGTTCTTACGGAACAAACTCACCGTTACTACAGCACGACTCACAATATGAAAGTAGTTGAGCCTATTTTGACGGGCAACTATCTCGGACAGGGCACTTGGAACAAACCCCCTGCGGAACTCACTGAAGCAATGGGAATGCCGATACCACCCGCACTATTGACATCGAAGCAAAGAGAGGAGGCCTAG